In Pseudomonas sp. FP1742, the DNA window GTAGAGCTTTTGCGCGATGAGCTGCCTGCCCAACAATTCAACACTTGGATCCGTCCACTACAGGTCGAAGCCGAAGGCGACGAGCTGCGTGTCTACGCGCCGAATCGTTTTGTTCTCGACTGGGTCAACGAAAAGTACCTGGGCCGCGTCCTCGAACTGCTGGATGAGCATGGCAATGGCCTGGCGCCGGCGCTTTCCTTATTAATAGGCAGCAAACGCAGTTCGGCACCGCGTGCGGCACCCAATGCCCCGTTGGCCGCTGCGGCGTCCCAGGCTCAGGCCGCTCAAGCGCCTGTCAGCGCCCCGGCGCCAGCCCCGGCATCGGCCTCGACCAAACGTGCGACACAGAAAGTTGCCGAGGTCAGTGAAGAACCGTCCCGCGACAGCTTCGACCCAATGGCCGGCGCCAGCTCGCAACAGGCCCCGGTTCGTTCCGAACAACGCACGGTGCAGGTCGAAGGTGCGCTCAAGCACACCAGCTACCTGAATCGCACGTTCACCTTCGAGAACTTCGTCGAAGGCAAGTCCAACCAACTGGCCCGGGCCGCGGCCTGGCAGGTGGCGGACAACCCCAAACACGGTTACAACCCGCTCTTCCTTTATGGCGGCGTCGGTTTGGGTAAAACCCACTTGATGCACGCCGTGGGTAACCACCTATTAAAGAAGAACCCGAATGCCAAGGTCGTGTACCTGCATTCGGAGCGTTTCGTGGCCGACATGGTCAAGGCGCTGCAGCTGAACGCGATCAACGAGTTCAAGCGCTTCTACCGTTCGGTGGATGCGTTGTTGATCGATGACATTCAGTTCTTCGCCCGCAAGGAACGTTCCCAGGAAGAGTTTTTCCACACCTTCAACGCCCTGCTCGAAGGTGGCCAGCAGGTCATTCTCACCAGTGACCGCTATCCAAAAGAAATCGAAGGCCTTGAAGAACGCCTCAAATCCCGCTTTGGCTGGGGCCTGACGGTTGCCGTCGAGCCGCCGGAGCTGGAAACCCGTGTGGCGATCCTGATGAAAAAGGCCGACCAGGCCAAAGTCGATCTGCCACACGACGCCGCATTCTTCATTGCCCAGCGTATTCGCTCCAACGTCCGTGAGCTGGAAGGCGCGCTCAAACGCGTTATCGCCCACTCGCACTTCATGGGGCGCGACATCACCATCGAGTTGATTCGCGAATCCCTGAAAGACTTGTTGGCGCTGCAAGACAAACTGGTCTCTGTGGATAACATTCAGCGCACCGTCGCCGAGTATTACAAGATCAAGATCTCCGACCTGCTGTCCAAGCGTCGTTCACGCTCGGTAGCACGTCCGCGTCAGGTCGCCATGGCGTTGTCCAAGGAATTGACCAACCACAGCCTGCCGGAAATCGGCGATGTGTTTGGCGGCCGCGACCACACGACTGTTTTGCACGCCTGCCGCAAGATCAACGAGCTTAAGGAATCCGACGCGGACATCCGCGAGGACTACAAGAACCTGCTGCGTACACTGACCACTTGATGAACACCAGCGCAGCTTATTAAGGCAAGGGACTAGACCATGCATTTCACCATTCAACGCGAAGCCCTGTTGAAACCCCTGCAACTGGTCGCAGGCGTCGTCGAGCGCCGACAGACCTTGCCGGTGCTCTCCAACGTGCTGCTGGTTGTCGAAGGCCAGCAACTGTCGCTGACCGGTACCGACCTGGAAGTCGAGCTGGTCGGTCGCGTGCAACTCGAAGAGCCTGCAGACCCGGGTTCCATCACTGTGCCTGCGCGCAAACTGATGGACATCTGCAAGAGCTTGCCGAATGACGCGCTGATCGACATCAAGGTCGATGAGCAAAAGCTCGTGGTGAAGGCCGGCCGTAGCCGCTTCACCCTGTCGACCCTGCCGGCCAATGACTTCCCGACGGTGGAAGAAGGCCCGGGTTCGCTGACCTGCAGCCTGGAGCAAAGCAAACTGCGTCGTCTGATCGAACGCACCAGCTTCGCCATGGCGCAACAGGACGTACGTTACTACCTCAACGGCATGCTGCTGGAAGTCTCGGCCGGGATCATCCGCGCCGTGGCGACCGATGGCCACCGTCTGGCCATGTGCTCGATGCAGGCCGATATCGGTCAGCCGGACCGTCATCAGGTCATCGTGCCACGCAAAGGTATTCTGGAACTGGCGCGCCTGCTGACCGAACCGGACGGCAACGTCAGCATCGTGTTGGGCCAGCATCACATCCGCGCC includes these proteins:
- the dnaN gene encoding DNA polymerase III subunit beta, which translates into the protein MHFTIQREALLKPLQLVAGVVERRQTLPVLSNVLLVVEGQQLSLTGTDLEVELVGRVQLEEPADPGSITVPARKLMDICKSLPNDALIDIKVDEQKLVVKAGRSRFTLSTLPANDFPTVEEGPGSLTCSLEQSKLRRLIERTSFAMAQQDVRYYLNGMLLEVSAGIIRAVATDGHRLAMCSMQADIGQPDRHQVIVPRKGILELARLLTEPDGNVSIVLGQHHIRATTGEFTFTSKLVDGKFPDYERVLPKGGDKLVLGDRQALREAFSRTAILSNEKYRGIRLQLANGQLKIQANNPEQEEAEEEVGVEYNGGSLEIGFNVSYLLDVLGVMTTEQVRLILSDSNSSALVQESDNDDSAYVVMPMRL